A region of the Bryobacteraceae bacterium genome:
GTGTCAGTGCAAGCTGGGAAGTTCGTCAATTATTACATGTTCAGCGGGCGTGGATGGTGGCGAACCAGCTAAACGGGGAGGTTGAAGGGCTGTCGTCCCTACAGAAGCTGCTCGCGGTTCTGAAGGATGAGGACGAGATCGCGCGCTCATGGGCCGCCCACACTCTGAGCACACTCCCAGAGGCAGCGGCCCGGGACCCTCGAGTGATTGCAGGACTGCTCGAAGCTTTGAAGGACGAGGATCAGGATGTGTGCGTGCAAGCTGCCCTCGCTCTTGGCCTGCTCGGGGAGGCAGCGGCCCAGGATTGCCGAGTGATTCCGGCGCTGCTTGAAGCCCTGAAAGACGATCGTGGGTTTGTGCGCTACGTGGCTGCCGCGACTATGAGGTTGCTCATGCAAGCAGGGGCGCAGGTGATTCCCGCGCTGCTCGAAGCCAGGAATGACACGGATTGGCGTGTGCGCCGGGCGGCTGCCGAGGCTCTGGGCGAGCTCGGGGAAGCCGCAGCCCAGGATCCTCGAGTGATTCCCGCACTGCTCGAGATGCTCAACGACGATAGTGAGGATGTGTGCAGGGCGGCTGCCGAGGCTCTGGGCGAGCTCAGGGAAGCCGCAGCCCAGGATCCTCGAGTGATTCCCGCACTGCTAGAGATGCCAAAGGACGAGCGCGAGAATGTGCTCTGTGCGGTTTCTCATGCTCTGGGGAAGTTCGCGACAGCCGCAGCCCAGGGGCCTCGATTGATTCCCGCACTGCTCGAGATGCTGAAGGACGATGGCGAGGATGTGTGCGGGGCGGCTGCCGGGGCTCTGGGCGGGCTCGGGGAAGCGGCGGCACAGGATCGTCGCGTGATTTCGGCGCTGCTTGAAGCCCGGAAGAACGGGCACGAGATAGTGCGCATGGCGGCCGCTTGGGCTCTGGGCGGGCTCGGGGAAGCGGCGGCACAGGATCGTCGCGTGATTCCGGCGCTGCTTGAAGCCCTTAAGGATACTGATTGGCATGTGCGCGGGCATGCTGCCTTCGCTCTGGGCAGGCTCGGGAAAGTCGCAACCCACGATCCTCGAGTGATTCCCGCACTGGTCGTGATGCTACAGGACGAGCGAGCGTATGTGCGCATGGCGGCCGCCTGGGCTCTCGGCGAGCTCAAGCAAGCAGCGGCCCAGCATCTCCAGGTGATTCCAGCGCTCCTCGCCACATTGAAAGGTAAGGACGAGGAGGACGAGTATGTTCGCGACGAAGCTGCCGAGGCTTTGGGCAAGCTAGGGGAAGTAGCGGCCCAGGATCGCCAAGTAATTTCGGCGCTGCTCGAAGCCCTCGAGAACACGCATTGGAGTGTGCGCGGGGCGGCTGCCGAGGCTTTGGGCAGACTGGAGGAAGCAGCTACCCAGGATCACCGAGTGATTCCTGCCTTACTCAAGGCCTTAAAGGACGAGACGGAGATTGAGCGCGACAAAGCTGCCAAGGCTTTGGGCAAGCTAGGGGAAGGAGCGGCGCGAAATCCAGGCGTCCTTGCTGACGTAAGGAAACAGCCACTGCGGCGACCCCACGTTCTCGCCATCGTCGACTGGGACCGCCGCGGGCTCCGCATTTTCCAGGATTCTGGCGGTAATGGGCTCACGGTTCGCACAGTAGAAGAACTGGTCCACCCCGGCGCGTAAGATTTTCCTTCCTGCCTGCGTTTCATCCTGTGGGGTAAAACCCCACGATCTCCTCCACAAAGGAGCCACCGGGTGATGCCAGAGGTCGTCTTGTCTGACCAACTGGGTTGTGCAGAGACCCTCGAGGAAGTTTTCAGCGCCGAGCTCGAGGCCGGAGAGAAAAAGCTCGCGCGATCGGAAGAATCCGAGCAGTCCAGGCAGGCCGCGCCAGCGAGCAAGCCGGCGGCAAGGATTCGGGTCTATGGCTTCGATTGAAGCTCACGCGACCGCTCCATCTCATCCGGTACTCGGAGGCCGCCGGCTGGTGTTCGCGCGGGCAGCGTGGACGGCCCTGCTGAAGCGGCTGGAGCGCGATCCATCGGCCCCGCAGTTTTGCCCAGCCGGGCGGAGCCAGCCCGGCCACACCGCCGAATTGTTGGTGACGCAAGAGGGCCATTCCGCACAGTCTGTTCCACCACGAAGAGTGGTAGTCATTGCCGCGACGCGGCCGGGCGAGCTCGCAGCCCGTTTGCGCTCTCTGGGCCTGGAGCAACTGGGCGCGGACGTCGCTGCGGCGCTGGCTGTGGGCGTGGGCGCGGCCGCGGGACGGGTGGCGGGCCTGGCGCTTGGACCCCACGGAGCTAGCCCGCTAAGCAGCGTGCGGATTCTGATGAAAGGTCTGCCCGAGATCCCGCTGGCAGCTTCGCCCGGGATCGTGCCTTGGTCGCTGCCGGCGACGGAAGCCGAGCGCGCAGTGTGGTCGCGCAGCCTGGGGGCGCTGGGCGAGAGGGCATGGCGGCGCCTCGCCAGCTTGCATGTCGTCCAGATCGGCTGCGGGCGGACCGGCTCCCTCATGGCTGCATCGCTAGCGCGCATTGGGATTCGCAACCTGACGCTGGTAGATCCGGATCGGCTGGAGGCGCATAACCTGGGCGAGATGGATCTGATGCGACCCCAACAGATTGGCGATTTCAAGGTGTATGCCGCGGCCGAAGAGCTCGAACGCATGGCATACCGGTTGGGATGCGATGCGGGATCCCGGCTGAGCGTGGCGCCTCTCGCGGAGCCGGTGAGTTCGCTTAAAGCGCTGGAGGCCGCCAAGCGGGCTGATGTGCTGATCTCGTGCGTGGACAACGAAACGGCGCGGGCGGCCGTAGCGGTCCTTGCCCGGCTATACCTGAAACCGTTGCTGGACGTAGGTACGGCGGTCTTGGAAGAATCGGGGCGGCGTCATATGGGGGCAGACATCCGGCTGGTGATGCCCGATGAGTGCCTGCTCTGCGTGGGTGGCCTGAACGAGCCGGGGGTTGCCATGTCCCGCTTAATAGCGGCCCCAGAGGAGACCTCTGGCTTGGATTGGCGGCGGCACCGAGCCGGCAGCCTGCGCTCACTGAACACGGTGGCAGTCGGCTTGGGGTTGCGCTTGCTGGAGGAGCTGGCGGCCGGGCGGCGGGGCACGAGTGCGTGGGTCAGGGTGGAGTTTGAGGCGAACGGGCTGCCGTATTTGGAGGTGAGGGATAGCAGACGCCGGGAGCAATGCCCGCTGTGCCGTTACGGCGGCTGGGGAGACGACGGGATCAGCCGGTGCGTTCCGGAACTGGTCGGCGCCACTGCCTGGGAGCAGACAGACGGGCGAGCCAAGGATGAATTTGATGACACCGGAGGCACCCCGATATAAGATTCCGGAGGCGGCCTTCGTTTACTCAAGTGAGCGCAACGCTCAAGAAACCAACGAAAGGAAAAAAGGCGATGCCTGACCACGACTATAAAAAGTTGGGCGACTTCATCAAGGGCATCGAAGACGGCAAGCGCGGCGAATACAACACCGGCCGCGACTACGTCCTCGAGCTGATCTCCCTCGGCTTCCTAGGCGGCCCGACGGTCGACGAGGAAGCTTATGACGAGGGCTACGTCCGGGGTAGAAAGCTTGCATCGTTTAGCAGCAAATAGCGCGCCGTTGCCTGGCCCGCCTCCTCCGGCGGGCCAGGCAACGGGCGAAGCTGCTTGCCGAGCCGTGTGGCTCGGCGGACATCCAGGATGGCGGAAGAAGGGCTTGGTATTTGCGGCAAATTTATGGGTCGAGTTGCCACAAGAAAGGGCGAATCTGGCTGAACAGTGTGCGCCGGGTGGTTCGATGAGACATGTTTGGGCGGCTTGAGGGAAGGAGTTTCGGGGCGGCTGACCGAAACAATGGGTTTGGTTGCAGAAGCTTGTGAACAGGCCAGCCCCGACATCAGCCGCATCCGATCGCCCCGAATCGCCATCGCATGGGGACTTCTCTGCACGCGTTCATCGAACGGGCGATTAAGGCGGGCTGTGAGGCGCGCACCGAGAGCCGGGAGGACTGCGCGTAGCTGCGGTGCAGCGGCTATGGCAACAAGCTAACCGTCCTGAGACAGTACCCCTCAACCCCGGCTGAATCCATGGCGGAGGTCCATCAGGCGTCCATAGAATAAGCGAATCTAATCACAGGATAAGAGCATTTAATGTGACAAAGGCCATAATCTGTGGTAAAATCCTCTGCATTGACGGCAACCGTAAACAGGAAGGGCGCTACTCGGCGGGTCAATCCACGGCACCCCACCTGGGCCGTCCGGTTCCCATTCGGTTGGTTAATGTGCTGGAGTCCTTATCACCTCTGGAGTTGGCGGTAGAAAAGAGGGTGCGTCGCTGCAAAAAGAAGGAGCGGAGAGATGCGCAATCGACATGAAGGCCATTGGTCAATGCCGTGGTGGCTTTGGTGTCTCGGATTTTTTACATGGGCGGCTTCGCCGCATACTGCTTGTCTCGCCCAGGGGGCGTTGCCTAAGTATTACGGGCTTCACTTCGAGGTTGATGGAAAGATCGTCCCAGATTCCGTCCAGTGGAAGGAGTTGGACGTGCTCATTTTTCCAAAGCTAACCGTCACTAATCTCAACGCTCTGCCGCTCAATGGGATGACCCTTTCCGTACTTCTCTTTGACCCAGAAGTAGCTAGCTTAATGAGGGGATTAGAGATCTATCGTCTGCCATACGCTAGGAACTTAATTCAGCAACCGGATGAGCTGAACCAATTGTTCGGATCACTTCCTGGTGGCCGTCAGCCCCAGCCGCAGCTAAGATCTCTTGGAAAGTTGGTGCTTGGCAGAGCCGAAGAGTTTAAAGTGAGCGTTCGGGCTACGCCCGTCAGCGGACAGCCCCAAATGGTCCGGATGGTACTGCCGGAGAGCCTACAGCCAGGTGTGTATGGCGTCTTTTTGTCTGCTACGAAGGCAGGCCAGCAGGGGGTAAGTGCTTTTGCCTTCGAATGGAATATCAGCACATATGGAGAAAACGCTCCCTGTATTGATCTCGTGATGACTGGAGGATACGGGGGCTTGATTGAGAGGCATGACGCCGGAATTCTTGGCCCCTTAGTGCTCCCGAAGAAGCGTTACACGTCGTGCAGTCCGGCAGGCGGAAAGGCCACATCAACGCGCCCTGACCGCCTGGATCAGTCGGCCAGCCGCGCAATGGGCGCTTCTCCGTCCTCTGGTGCGGAGGCTGCTCTGATTGCGGACTGCTCAGACTACGACGCGTGCTTGACGAAGGCAAAATCAGCTTTCTCATCAGGTCAGCCTGTTCTAGGAGCTACCGCCTTGAAAAAAGCAACAGAGTTGCAGCCTTCAAAGCCCGAGGCCTGGGAGCGCCTAGGAATGGCGTATGTGCGGGTCGGCGAATTCGAAAAAGCGGAAGCTGCGTTCGACAAGGCTTTGGAGTTGGGAGGACGCCTGTCCTGCCAAATGTTTGTTGAGGGATGGCGGCCGAGGTTCGCAACGATAAGCGTTGGCAAAGACGAAGTTTCCCTCAGAGATAACAAAGGGGCCACGCTCTTCGCTGCTTCGACTGCCAGCGTGGCAATTAAAGCCGCTGGAAGCGGTGTACCATTTCTGGCGGAGAAACCACGTGGGTATCTACGTTTGCGGGTCGCTAGCAAGGAGTGGACGTTGAATTTTGTCCCACAAGACGAGGCCTGTGAGGCGGTTGGCGGATATTTGGCGTGCCCGCAGACGGGTTTTGTGCAGCAGACGTGGATGGCGAATTATTTAGCAAAGGTGATTCGCCGCCTTGGATCAGGTTCGGCCCAGAGGTGAATAGAGAATTGGTCCCGAGGCTTTGGGAATTATCAAGCACTATAGGCAACTGTTTGGCGCATATCACAAAGATCAGCTCCGGCTCTATTTTACGAACCAGTCCCCCGCCCCACGATTTCCTTGGACACTGAATGGCGCTCAGGAGAATCCAGATGTCGAACACGAAACAACCGGATTCCGGGCCCGCTTGAAGGACCGGAGGGCGACTGAAGCGGGGCCGGAATCCGGCCGCGGCGGCAAGGGCCGCTCGCTCGGCCAAGCGCAAGATGAGCGTGGTGCTGGAGCTGCTCCGCGGCGCGGATCTGGAGTCCACGAGCCGCAAGTACGGCGTCACGGCGGCAACCCTGTCGGAGTGGCGCGAGGCCTTCCTGGCAGCCGGCGAGGAGGGGCTCAAGATCCGGCAGGAGGATCTGGTCGACGAGCAGGGCCGACGGATGAAGTCGGTGATCGCCGAGCTGGCGATGGAGAACGAGCTGCTGCGGGAGCGCATCCGGCGGATGGAGGACAAGGAGCCTTTTCTGCGGTGGAGGTCGAAGCGATGAGCCATGCCCGGTCGGCCTCCACGGGACGCTGCTACGGGCGGGCTCGGGTGCTGAAGGCGTGGGGCCTGCCGCGGTCGACGTTCTATCAGCGGCGCCGCCTGCATGCCTCGCCTCGCCTGCCCGCCAGGCGCGGCCCGAAGACGCGCTACACGGATGAGCAACTCGTCGGCGAGACCCGGCGCGCGATCCGGGAATCGCCCTTCCACGGGGAAGGGCGCCGCAAGGTGTGGGCGCGGCTGCGCCATTGTGACGTGCGCACCTCCTTGCGGCGCGTGCTGCGCCTATTGCGACAACACTTACTGCTGGCGCCGCAGCGGCAGCCACAGCCCGTCGAGCCGAAGCGGCACGACGGCACCATCCTCGCCCGACGGCCCAACCAGATGTGGGGCATCGACGCCACGGCCGGCTTCACTCTCCGGGACGGGCAGGTGGCCATCTTCGCCATGATCGACCACGGCTCGGCCTGCTGCCTCGGCATCCACGTGGCCAAACGCGGCACGCGGTTTGAGGCGCTGGAGCCGGTGCGCCAGGCTGTGCGCGAACAATTCGGCGGCTTCTCCGAGGGCATCGCCCTGGGCGTTGGACTGCGTCATGACCATGGCTCACAATTCATGAGCGACGACTTCCAGCGCGAGATCCGCTTTCTCGGCCTGGAGTCCTCTCCGGCCTTTGTCCGTGAGCCCGAAGGCAACGGCTGTATCGAACGCTTCTTCCGTACCCTCAAGGACGAGCTTGGCTGGGTGCGGCACTTCGAGACCCTGGAGGAACTGGCCGAAGCGCTCGAAGAATTCCGCCAGCGCTACAGCGAACACCGGCTCGTCGAGCTCCTTTACTTTCAATTCCCGCGGCAGGCTCACCAGGCCCTGCTTGCCGTCGAGCCTGCTGCATGACAATAATTCGAAAAACTGTCCAGGAAATCGGGGGCGCTACAGGCCGACGAACCGTGACGATTGGCGCAGCGAACCGCACGCCGAGCCTTGGCTGCTGACCGAGTCGCCGCGCGGGGGTGGCGGAGCCGACATGAGTCCTGGTTGTCGAACCTGCCAACCGACCCATCGCTCAAGCAGCGGGTCGAGTTGGCCAGGCAGCGCTGGATCATCGAGCGGGACGATCGGGAGTTGACGCAGGGGCTCGCGGCTTTCGGGGTTGCTCGTGGCGGGACTTTCACCACCACGCGACACTCTTCATCGCAGCGTGTGGGCTCCTGGTGACCGAGAGGAGCCGTTTTTCCCCTCAGCACGCGCCGGCAGGCTCGCTCTGGCCGAGCCGCCACAGCCGGACCAATGCCGGCCGCGGGGGAGCGAGAAAACTGGGACAGCGCGTTGAGCCATTCTCGATCGCGAGCCTGCGCCAGCGGCTGGCCAAGGCCATCGCCAGGCAGCTTCCCTGCTGCCCTTCTTGCGGGGCAAGACGTTTATGACCCAGTAGTACTAGGAGCGTTGGGCGAAAGGGGGTGGCGGCGCCTGGCGAGCCTCCACGTGGTGTTGATCGGTTGCGGGCGGACCGGCTCCCTCATGGCTGCGTCGCTAGCGCGCATTGGGATTCGCAACCTGACGCTGGTGGATCCGGATCGGCTGGAGGCGCACAACCTGGGCGAGATGGATCTGGTGCGACCCCAACAGATTGGCGATTTCAAGGTGTATGCCGCGGCCGAAGAGCTCGAACGCATGGCATACCGGTTGGGATGCGATGCGGGATCCCGGCTGAGCGTGGCACCTTTCGCGGAGCCGGTCAGTTCGCTTAAAGCGCTGGAGGCCGCCAAGCGAGCTGACGTGCTGATCTCGTGCGTGGACAACGAAACGGCGCGGGCGACCGTAGCGATCCTTGCCCGGCTATACCTGAAACCGTTGCTGGACGTAGGTACGGCGGTCTGGGAAGAATCGGGGCGGCGTCATATGGGGGCAGACATCCGGCTGGTGATGCCCGATGAGTGCCTGCTCTGCGTGGGTGGCCTGAACGAGCCGGGGTTGCCATGTCCCGCTTAATAGCGGCCCCAGGGGAGACCTCTGGCTTGGATTGGCGGCGGCACCGAGCCGGCAGCCTGCGCTCACTGAACACGGTGGCAGTCGGCTTGGGGTTGCGCTTGCTGGAGGAGCTGGCGGCCGGGCGGCGGGGCACGAGTGCGTGGGTCAGGGTGGAGTTTGAGGCGAACGGGCTGCCGCATTTGGAGGTGAGGGATAGCAGACGCCGGGAGCAATGCCCGCTGTGCCGTTACGGCGGCTGGGGAGACGACGGGATCAGCCGGTGCGTTCCGGAACTGGTCAGCGCCACTGCCTGGGAGCAGACAGACGGGCGAGCCAAGGATGAATTTGATGACCCGAGTATAAGATTCCGGAGGCGGCCTTCGTTTAGTAAAGTGAGCGCAACGCTCAAGAACCAACGAAAGGAAAAAAGGCGATGTCTGATTACGACTACAAAAAGTTGGGCGACTTCATGAAGGGCGTCGAAGACGGCAAGCGCGGAGAATACAACACCGGCCGCGACTACGTCCTCGAGCTGATCTCCCTCGGCTTCCTAGGCGGCCCGACGGTCGATGAAGAAGCATATGACGAGGGATACGTCCGGGGTAGAAAGATTGCCTCGTCTGGCAAGTAAGTAGCGCGCCGTTGCCTGGCCCGCCGGAGGAGGCGGGCCAGGCAACGGGCAAAGCTGCTTGCCGAGCCGTGTGGCTCGGCGGACATCCAGGATGGCGGAAGAAGGGCCTGGTATTTGCGGAAAATTTATGGGTCGAGTTGCCACAAGAAAGGGCGAATCTGGCTGAACGGTGTGCGCCGGGTGGTTCGATGAGACATGGATGGGCGGCTTGAGGGAAGGAGTTTCGGGGCGGCTGACCGAAACAATGGGTTTGGTTGCAGAAGCTTGTGAACAGGCCAGCCCCGACATCAGCCGCATCCGATCGCCCCGAATCGCCATCGCGTGGAGGCTTCTCTGCACGCGTTCATCGAACGGGCGATTAAGGCGGGCTGTGAGTGTACCGCCCCCGATTTCCTGAACAATTTTTTGAATTATTGTCATGCGGCGGGCTCGAGGGCAAGCAGGGCCTGGTGAGCCTGTCGTGGGGATTGGAAGTGAAGGCGTTC
Encoded here:
- a CDS encoding integrase, whose product is MSHARSASTGRCYGRARVLKAWGLPRSTFYQRRRLHASPRLPARRGPKTRYTDEQLVGETRRAIRESPFHGEGRRKVWARLRHCDVRTSLRRVLRLLRQHLLLAPQRQPQPVEPKRHDGTILARRPNQMWGIDATAGFTLRDGQVAIFAMIDHGSACCLGIHVAKRGTRFEALEPVRQAVREQFGGFSEGIALGVGLRHDHGSQFMSDDFQREIRFLGLESSPAFVREPEGNGCIERFFRTLKDELGWVRHFETLEELAEALEEFRQRYSEHRLVELLYFQFPRQAHQALLAVEPAA